In a single window of the Rhizoctonia solani chromosome 16, complete sequence genome:
- a CDS encoding DEAD/DEAH box helicase, translating to MSTTTKTSYSKRGRSRSRSPPADDPYDIGDYVPYVPVAKRREERVKRLEQLASTDETEARRRQREEAKRREEEADEERKADEAREEARRQRTLLDRAQEVKKKKAEEDAKKTELEKLEEADKEILDAIASRKKLVSDWERAKGIQYTEPLKTTWRPPRFVRERTEDQNIKIREAHHIIAEGDNIPPPIASFADMKVPKQLLTHFKSKRIFAPTPIQIQGLPTAFSGRDMIGIAFTGSGKTLTFCLPLIMLAMEEEAKLPFQRGEGPVGIILCPSRELANQTYDNVLEWTNALATPSEPGGINMSEQSHVMGQGFHIVVATPGRLMDMLEKRKFTLDSCRYLCMDEADRMIDLGFEEDVRTIMGFFKHQRQTLLFSATMPRKIQDFAQQSLIQPILVNVGRAGAANLDVLQVVEYVKQEAKMVYLLECLQKTPPPVIIFSENKNEVDDIQEYLLLKGVEAVAIHGSKSQEERQYAIKSFKSGAKDVMVASGVASKGLDFNDIQHVIIFSMPKEIEDYVHQIGRTGRSGKTGIATTFVNMNTAEQTLLDLKYLLMEASQKVPPFLQSIEDPRAAQGGALKGCPVCGGLGHGISACPKLEDNQRRVMAAQRGADGGGGY from the exons ATGTCCACCACAACTAAAACCTCGTACTCAAAGCGCGGTCGCTCTCGCTCACGATCTCCTCCGGCTGATGATCCCTACGATATTGGAGATTATGTTCCGTATGTACCAGTCGCGAAAAGGCGAGAAGAACGGGTCAAACGTTTGGAACAGCTCGCAAGTACAGACGAAACTGAGGCTCGTAGAAGACAGCGAGAGGAGGCCAAGCGCcgagaagaggaagcagatGAAGAGAGAAAAGCGGATGAGGCCAGAGAGGAGGCTCGTAGGCAAAGGACGCTCTTAGATAGAGCTCAAGAggtcaagaagaagaaagctGAAGAAG ATGCTAAAAAGACCGAGCTGGAAAAACtagaagaagctgacaaagAGATACTGGATGCTATTGCTAGCCGTAAGAAACTTGTTTCTGACTGGGAGCGTGCCAAAGGAATCCAATATACCGAGCCACTTAAGACAAC ATGGAGACCTCCGCGGTTTGTGAGAGAGAGAACGGAGGACCAAAACATTAAAATTCGGGAGGCTCACCATATAATCGCGGAAGGCGACAACATACCGCCACCAATTGCATCATTTGCT GACATGAAAGTTCCCAAACAGCTCTTAACACACTTTAAGTCCAAGCGGATATTTGCTCCAACGCCTATCCAAATACAGGGACTTCCAACAGCGTTCTCTGGTCGTGATATGATCGGCATTGCCTTCACGGGTTCCGGAAAAACACTtacattctgcttgccattAATCATGTTGGCCATGGAAGAAGAGGCCAAGTTACCTTTCCAACGTGGAGAGGGCCCAGTTGGGATCATTCTTTGTCCCTCG CGCGAGTTGGCTAACCAGACGTACGATAATGTACTTGAATGGACCAATGCTCTAGCAACACCTTCAGAGCCCG GTGGCATTAACATGTCCGAGCAGAGTCACGTAATGGGGCAAGGCTTTCACATCGTTGTTGCTACTCCAGGTCGCTTGATGGACATGCTTGAGAAGCGCAAGTTTACCCTTGACAGTTGCCGCTATCTTTGTATGGACGAGGCCGATCGGATGATTGACCTCGGATTCGAAGAGGATGTCCGAACCATTATGGGCTTTTTCAAA CACCAACGACAAACACTGTTGTTCTCCGCAACAATGCCTCGAAAGATTCAAGATTTCGCCCAGCAGTCCTTAATTCAACCCATCTTGGTCAATGTTGGCCGGGCTGGTGCTGCTAATTTGGACGTCTTACAGGTTGTAGAATATGTCAAGCAGGAAGCAAAAATGGTGTACTTGCTTGAATGTTTACAGAAGACCCCACCTCCCGTCATTATTTTCAGCGAGAACAAGAATGAAGTCGATG ACATCCAGGAATATCTATTATTGAAAGGTGTAGAGGCTGTAGCCATTCACGGAAGCAAAT CCCAAGAAGAACGACAATATGCGATCAAATCATTCAAGTCTGGAGCCAAGGATGTCATGGTCGCCTCTGGAGTCGCGTCAAAGGGACTCGATTTCAATGATATTCAGCATGTGATTATCTTTAGTATGCCGAAAGAGATCGAAGATTATGTTCACCAAATTGGGCGTACTGGGAGAAGCGGGAAGACGGGGATTGCCACTACGTTCGTAAATATGAACACTGCAGAACAAACACTACTGGATCTTAAGTATCTTTTGATGGAGGCCAGCCAAAA AGTGCCACCATTCCTTCAATCTATCGAGGATCCACGGGCTGCACAAGGAGGTGCGCTGAAGGGTTGTCCAGTCTGTGGAG GCCTTGGCCACGGAATTTCTGCCTGCCCCAAGCTGGAGGACAACCAACGCCGTGTCATGGCGGCTCAACGTGGCGCCgatggtggaggtggatatTAA